AAACGACTCGTGCAGGCCCGCAAACGAGACCGCCGCCGCGTCCTCCTCCGGCGCGGAGGAGCGCACCGCCACCGGTGAATTCCCGAATTGTGCATGCAGCGCCTTTTTGACGGGGCCTTCCAAGGCTTGCGGCAGCTCTTTGCGCAGAAACAGGCTGCGGATCCTGAGGGCGCTGTCCCAGATCTCCTCCCAGCGCAGATCCTTGAACTGCTTGCGGTTGAGCTCCATCAGGATCCGCTCCCCGACCCCGGTCCGGCGCAGGTAGGCCCGGTAGAGGGCCGTTGTGACGCAAACCGCCTTCGGAACCGTAAACCCGCCGGAGAGCAGTCGGTAAAGGGCATAGCCCTTGCCGCCGATGCGGGGGCGGTCCTTGGGGCCTGCCGCTTCCAGAGGAACGATCCATTTCGTGTTCATGGCGATATTTGCAGTTCCAGCACCGTTTGAAATCTGCGCACCAGCACGTAGCGTTTCACCCTGACCGCGATCAGGGCGCAGGACGGTGAGCGCACGAACTCCTCGAGGTGCGGGTGGCGGGCGATGTAGCGCGCCTGGTAGGCGGCGCGTTGGGGACCCTCCAGTTCCACGGCCCGACCGGTGGCGGTGGCGGCCATGGCGCGGTGGATGTCCTCGGGTTGATTGGCGCTGTTGTTGACCAGCAGGGCCACCCGCGGGTCGGCGCTCAGGTTGGCGAACTTGCGGGTGGCCCGGGGGGTGGCGAAGTACAGGGTGGCAAGGTCCTCGTCGGCGCCGAAGGCCACCAGGGTGGCGTATGGCTGACCGTCCTGGTGGGTGGCCAGAACCGCCAGGCGCTGTTCGTCGAATAGCGCTTTCA
This is a stretch of genomic DNA from Desulfobacteraceae bacterium. It encodes these proteins:
- a CDS encoding pyridoxamine 5'-phosphate oxidase family protein, with the protein product MHDSSQIRILLKALFDEQRLAVLATHQDGQPYATLVAFGADEDLATLYFATPRATRKFANLSADPRVALLVNNSANQPEDIHRAMAATATGRAVELEGPQRAAYQARYIARHPHLEEFVRSPSCALIAVRVKRYVLVRRFQTVLELQISP